GGCGGACAGGAACCATCTTGCCCGCCCGTTTTAATTAGAGCATTTTGCTTTTGAAAATGCTCTGCAAGCCATGCGTCGGCATGGCTTGCCGCCGCGTAGGCGTTGGCGCAATTCACTTGTGCCGTCAACGCCGGAACGGGCGTCTTAAAAGCAATCTGCTCTAGATGAGATGCGTTTCGTTAGTCTTGACGGCGACTCCGACCTATTGATATCCGTTTATCCGGATATGAAAATAAACTGTGAGAGTCTTTCCGGGCTATTCAAAGCCCTCTCCGAGGAGGTCAGGCTGCGCATGCTGGCCCTGTTGGCGTTCTCCGACAAAGGCGAACTGTGCGTGTGCGACATCATGTCCGCTCTGGACATTCCCCAGTCCACGGCCTCGCGGCACCTGGCGCACCTGCGCGGGGCCGATCTGGTCAAGGGCCGCCGCAAGGGGGCCTGGACCTACTACCGGCTTGTGCAGGATGGAGAGGGGCCTTGGAAGTGGCTGGAGCAGGCACTGAACGACCTGCGTCGCGAATGTCCGCAGGTCGAGCAGGACCTGGAGGCGCTCAAGCGCTATCTGGCGACCAAGCAGGAATCCTGCTGACCCTGACCGCAAGCCGCCATATCGGCGCATAAGGAGGTTGCACCATGGCCGAGACCGTGATCAAGCGCCTGTCCTTTCTGGACCGCTACCTGACCCTGTGGATATTCCTGGCCATGTTCATCGGCGTCATGGCCGGCTACCTGGCCCCGGGCGTGCAGGACGTCATCAACTACTTCCAGGTGGGCACCACGAACATCCCCATCGCCATCGGCCTCATCCTCATGATGTACCCGCCGCTGGCCAAGGTGCGCTACGAGGAACTGCATCGCGTCTTCCGGGATGCGAAGGTGCTGACCCTGTCTCTCGTGCAGAACTGGATCGTGGGGCCGATCCTCATGTTCCTGCTGGCCATCGCCTTTCTATCGGGCCATCACGAATACATGGTCGGGCTCATCCTCATCGGTCTGGCCCGCTGCATCGCCATGGTCATCGTCTGGAACGACCTGGCCGAGGGCGACTGCGAGTACTGCGCGGGACTTGTGGCCTTCAACTCCATCTTCCAAGTGCTCCTCTTCTCGGTCTACGCCTACGTGTTCATCACCGTCCTGCCCGGCTGGTTCGGCCTGG
This region of Desulfocurvibacter africanus subsp. africanus DSM 2603 genomic DNA includes:
- a CDS encoding ArsR/SmtB family transcription factor, encoding MKINCESLSGLFKALSEEVRLRMLALLAFSDKGELCVCDIMSALDIPQSTASRHLAHLRGADLVKGRRKGAWTYYRLVQDGEGPWKWLEQALNDLRRECPQVEQDLEALKRYLATKQESC